Genomic segment of Candidatus Methylomirabilota bacterium:
CGTTCCAGTCCGCTACCCCGCCCCGGCCCTCGAGCGGCGCCGCCGTTTGGCGGTTCGTCCGGAACGTGCGCTCGATGACCACGGCGGCACCGGCCAGCGCCCTTTCCACCTCGCCGCTCTCGAACCGGCGCGACAAGAGCACATTGTCGGGCGCGGCGGCGTGCACGACCGCGGCGCCGCCGCGCGCCGCGACCACGTCCACCGCCGCGGGCAGCGGCTCGTACTCCACGGCCACGAGGGCGGCGGCGTCCTCGGCCGCGTACCGGTCTGCCGCCACGACGGCGGCCAGCGCCTCGCCGGCAAAGCGCGCCTCCGGCCCGGCCAGCACGGGCTGCTCGGTCTCGACATAGCTCGGCAGCGCGGACTTCGCCCGGATGCGATGCGTCGCGATGTCAGCATCAGCGCCCGTCGCGACGGCGACGACCCCCGCGGCCGCCCTGGCCGCCGTCGCCTCCACGGTCACGATCTTCGCGTGAGCATGCACGCTACGCACGAAGGCCACGTGGAGCATCCGCGGCAGCTCGACATCGCTGACGTACCGGCCGCGCCCGGTGACGAGCCGGCCGTCTTCCTTCCGCCGCACCCGCGCGCCGAAGACACTCACGGGGAGTACATATCACAAGTGCCTTGACGTCCCGGGTGTTTGGGCTCGACCCCTGTCCATCTCAGCCCTCGCCTCCCCACTCTCCTCGCCTGCGGCTCGTCGGCAGTGTCTCGGCTCGAACTGCGGCCTTCACCTTGGGAGAGGGACTCCAGCCCGGTTGCTCTCGCTTCCGCGCGTATCCAAAGGTGAACATTGACGGTCCCGATCGAAGGTAGTAGCGTCGCTTGAAGCCAATGAGTCAGGATAGCGATACCGAAGTCCGGATTCGACAGCTCGCAGCTGCCGGCTTGCCTAGGTCCGCGACGAGACTGGGGCCCATGCCGCCTGTCACGCTCCGTCGACGGAGGGGTGCTCCGCTCGCCAGAACCGTGCAGAAGGACCGTGAGTCCCGTGACAACACTGGTTAGATTGCAGGCGACAGCGAGCCGCCGGGGAGTAGAATCACCAGCATGACGTCGGATCCCGCCAAGCTCTTGCAGGAAGCGTTGAGGTTGTCGCCCGAGGCGCGCGCTGCCCTCGCAGTCTCGCTGTTGGAGAGCCTCGAGGAGGAGGTCGACGAGAGCGCGGAGGCGGCCTGGGCGGACGAGATCGCCAAGCGTCTCCGCGAACTGGACTCGGGTGCCGTCACACCGGTGCCGTGGTCTGAAGCGCGCCGCATGATCCTCGGACGGTAGTGCCGGCCGAGCCGGCCTGGCTTCACCCGGAAGCGATCCAAGAAGCCCGTGCCGCACGAGAGTGGTACAGTGCCCGGAATGCCGAAACAGCAGAGGCGTTCACGGCAGAGCTCGACACGGCAATCCACATGATCGACGAGGTGCCGCGGCGGTGGCCTCGGTATCTGGGCGAGACTCGTCGCTACCTGTTCGTCGGTTTCC
This window contains:
- a CDS encoding addiction module protein, with translation MTSDPAKLLQEALRLSPEARAALAVSLLESLEEEVDESAEAAWADEIAKRLRELDSGAVTPVPWSEARRMILGR
- a CDS encoding type II toxin-antitoxin system RelE/ParE family toxin, whose translation is MPAEPAWLHPEAIQEARAAREWYSARNAETAEAFTAELDTAIHMIDEVPRRWPRYLGETRRYLFVGFPSSLFSARLTIALRFSLSRMRDADPDTGFVDSPDKAYPTLPQ